One part of the Streptomyces ferrugineus genome encodes these proteins:
- a CDS encoding MarR family winged helix-turn-helix transcriptional regulator: MATAPKTHRPDELTLEVVDLIGSVVARYHEEYDEAAAEHALTGAQARLLSLLTLEPLPMRKLAHKLKCEPSNVTGIVDRLESRGLVERRPDPADRRVKLAAATEEGRRVARSLRESLRFAREPLAGLSHTERLALRDLLLRMLDT, translated from the coding sequence ATGGCCACTGCACCCAAGACCCACCGGCCCGATGAGCTGACCCTGGAGGTCGTCGACCTCATCGGCTCGGTCGTGGCCCGTTACCACGAGGAGTACGACGAGGCCGCCGCCGAGCACGCGCTGACGGGCGCGCAGGCGCGGCTGCTGAGCCTGCTGACGCTGGAACCGCTGCCCATGCGGAAACTGGCGCACAAGCTGAAGTGCGAGCCGTCGAACGTCACCGGGATCGTGGACCGGCTGGAGTCCCGAGGCCTGGTGGAGCGGCGTCCCGACCCCGCCGACCGGCGGGTGAAGCTGGCGGCGGCCACCGAGGAGGGACGGCGGGTGGCTCGGAGCCTGCGGGAGTCGCTGCGGTTCGCCCGGGAGCCGCTCGCGGGTCTCTCCCACACCGAGCGGCTCGCTCTGCGGGACCTGCTCCTGCGCATGCTCGACACATGA
- a CDS encoding NADP-dependent oxidoreductase yields the protein MINREWHLLSRPVGWPKPEDFALVEAEVPTPGDGQVLVRNKYLSVDPYMRGRMSAAKSYAAPFELGKVMQGGAVGEVVASNAEGIAVGDHVLHFLGWREYAAVNAKSAVKVDPEAAPLSTYLGVLGMTGLTAYAGLLRVGAFKEGDAVFVSGAAGAVGGQVGQIAKLKGASRVIGSAGSDEKVKLLVEEYGFDAAFNYRNGPVGEQLRAAAPDGVDVYFDNVGGDHLEAAIGSLNQGGRIAVCGMISVYNNTEPAPGPKNLARLIQTRGRMEGFLVGDHYDLQPQFVQEVGPWVASGQLKYRETVVEGIENNLEAFLGVLRGDNTGKMIVKL from the coding sequence ATGATCAACCGCGAATGGCACCTCCTCTCCCGCCCCGTCGGCTGGCCCAAGCCCGAGGACTTCGCGCTGGTTGAAGCCGAGGTGCCCACCCCGGGTGACGGTCAGGTCCTCGTCCGGAACAAGTACCTCTCCGTCGACCCGTACATGCGCGGACGCATGTCGGCGGCCAAGTCCTACGCCGCCCCCTTCGAACTCGGCAAGGTCATGCAGGGCGGCGCCGTCGGCGAGGTCGTCGCCTCCAACGCCGAGGGCATCGCGGTCGGCGACCACGTGCTGCACTTCCTGGGCTGGCGCGAGTACGCGGCCGTGAACGCGAAGAGCGCCGTGAAGGTGGACCCGGAGGCGGCGCCCCTGTCCACGTACCTCGGCGTCCTCGGCATGACCGGCCTCACCGCCTACGCCGGCCTGCTGCGGGTCGGCGCCTTCAAGGAGGGTGACGCGGTCTTCGTGTCCGGCGCCGCGGGAGCCGTCGGCGGCCAGGTGGGCCAGATCGCCAAGCTCAAGGGCGCCTCGCGGGTCATCGGGTCCGCCGGGTCCGACGAGAAGGTCAAGCTCCTGGTGGAGGAGTACGGCTTCGACGCCGCCTTCAACTACAGGAACGGCCCGGTGGGCGAGCAACTGCGGGCCGCCGCGCCCGACGGTGTCGACGTCTACTTCGACAACGTCGGCGGCGACCACCTGGAGGCCGCCATCGGCTCCCTCAACCAGGGCGGCCGGATCGCCGTCTGCGGCATGATCTCCGTCTACAACAACACCGAGCCCGCCCCCGGCCCGAAGAACCTCGCCCGCCTCATCCAGACCCGGGGCCGCATGGAGGGCTTCCTGGTGGGCGACCACTACGACCTGCAGCCGCAGTTCGTCCAGGAGGTCGGTCCCTGGGTCGCCTCCGGGCAGCTCAAGTACCGCGAGACCGTCGTCGAGGGCATCGAGAACAACCTGGAGGCGTTCCTCGGGGTGCTGCGCGGCGACAACACCGGGAAGATGATCGTCAAGCTGTAG
- a CDS encoding organic hydroperoxide resistance protein: MSIQQSDVLYTAVATAENGRDGRVATDDGKLDVVVNPPKEMGGSGAGTNPEQLFAAGYSACFQGALGVVARQENADIAGSTVTAKVGIGKNGDGFGIIVEISAHIPNVDAATAGALLEKAHQVCPYSKATRGNISVTLV; this comes from the coding sequence ATGTCGATCCAGCAGAGCGACGTCCTGTACACCGCCGTCGCGACCGCCGAGAACGGCCGCGACGGCCGGGTCGCCACCGACGACGGCAAGCTCGACGTCGTGGTGAACCCGCCCAAGGAGATGGGTGGCAGCGGCGCCGGCACCAACCCGGAGCAACTGTTCGCGGCCGGGTACAGCGCCTGCTTCCAGGGCGCCCTGGGAGTCGTCGCCCGCCAGGAGAACGCCGACATCGCCGGCTCGACCGTCACCGCGAAGGTCGGCATCGGCAAGAACGGCGACGGATTCGGGATCATCGTCGAGATCTCGGCACACATCCCGAACGTCGACGCCGCGACCGCCGGTGCCCTCCTGGAGAAGGCCCACCAGGTCTGCCCGTACTCCAAGGCGACCCGGGGGAACATCAGCGTGACGTTGGTCTGA